From one Phycodurus eques isolate BA_2022a chromosome 19, UOR_Pequ_1.1, whole genome shotgun sequence genomic stretch:
- the LOC133418061 gene encoding transmembrane protein 100-like, whose translation MGCSSGRQPPGPVLHPDLDCSHGSEANTLPQDSENQNLNSSRSVEGREVKPPESLPTLERLAQATGGTEKSWYRCVFPFGVISLVIGMAGTGVTFNFNTLLQTKVVSVALLCVGVVMLLVAAVCWRAHRLRRRKKKEGGFFTADLGTL comes from the coding sequence ATGGGCTGCTCCTCTGGCCGCCAGCCCCCTGGCCCGGTCCTTCACCCAGACTTGGACTGCAGCCACGGCAGCGAGGCCAACACCTTACCCCAGGACTCGGAAAACCAGAATTTAAACAGTTCCAGAAGTGTGGAGGGACGAGAAGTCAAACCTCCGGAGTCTCTCCCCACACTGGAGCGACTGGCTCAAGCTACAGGCGGCACAGAAAAGTCCTGGTACCGCTGCGTGTTCCCTTTCGGGGTGATCTCGCTGGTCATCGGGATGGCGGGCACGGGGGTGACGTTCAACTTCAACACTCTGCTCCAGACCAAAGTGGTGTCGGTGGCGTTGCTTTGCGTTGGTGTCGTGATGCTGCTCGTGGCCGCTGTTTGTTGGCGGGCCCACAGATTaaggagaaggaaaaagaaggagGGAGGGTTCTTCACTGCTGATCTGGGTACTTTGTGA